One segment of Curtobacterium sp. MR_MD2014 DNA contains the following:
- the acs gene encoding acetate--CoA ligase: MSTPTQADERHEDGPTFAPPADFVADAVAREDLHEAAAADREAFWADQARTLLDWRTPFTRTLDWSGAPFAKWFDDGTLNVAENCLDRHVRAGNGDRVAIHFEGAPGDTRRITYAELTAEVQRAANMLTDLGVAQGDRVVVYMPLIPEAVVTMLAVARIGAVHSVVFGGFSAESLRARIEDAGAKLVVTADGGWRRGAVSPLKPAVDEALAGEGTDSVEHVLVVRRGGNDIAWNDRDLWWHDELAKAAPEHEAEAFPAETPLFVLYTSGTTGKPKGIVHTSGGYLTQAAYTHRNVFDMHPEKDVYWCTADIGWITGHSYVVYGPLANGVTQVLYEGTPDEPQPGRWWDIVDSYGVTVLYTAPTAVRAAMKAGRQIPEARSLESLRLLGSVGEPINPEAWQWYRQVIGHDRTPIVDTWWQTETGAIMISALPGVTKLKPGAAQTPLPGIVAEIVDEEGHRADPGESGYLTITEPWPSMARGIWNDPDRFVETYWSRFPGRYFAGDGARLDGQGDIWVQGRVDDVMNVSGHRLSTAEIESALVGHEGVAEAAVVGAADETTGQAVVAFVILTAEASEGADRDAVAKELRDWVGKRIGAIAKPRQVVVVPELPKTRSGKIMRRLLRDAAEGRRIGDTTTLADPTIMATIAELM, encoded by the coding sequence ATGTCCACACCGACCCAGGCCGACGAACGCCACGAGGACGGCCCGACCTTCGCTCCCCCGGCGGACTTCGTCGCGGACGCCGTCGCACGGGAGGACCTGCACGAGGCGGCCGCCGCCGACCGCGAGGCGTTCTGGGCGGACCAGGCCCGGACCCTGCTCGACTGGCGCACACCGTTCACCCGGACACTCGACTGGTCGGGCGCGCCGTTCGCGAAGTGGTTCGACGACGGCACCCTCAACGTGGCCGAGAACTGTCTCGACCGGCACGTCCGCGCGGGCAACGGCGACCGGGTCGCGATCCACTTCGAGGGTGCGCCGGGCGACACGCGTCGGATCACCTACGCGGAACTCACTGCCGAGGTGCAACGCGCCGCGAACATGCTCACCGACCTCGGCGTCGCGCAGGGCGACCGCGTGGTCGTCTACATGCCGCTGATCCCGGAGGCCGTCGTCACGATGCTCGCCGTCGCCCGGATCGGCGCCGTCCACTCGGTCGTCTTCGGCGGCTTCAGCGCCGAGAGCCTGCGCGCCCGCATCGAGGACGCCGGCGCGAAGCTCGTCGTCACCGCCGACGGCGGCTGGCGGCGCGGCGCGGTCTCCCCGCTGAAGCCCGCGGTGGACGAGGCACTGGCCGGCGAGGGCACCGACTCCGTCGAGCACGTGCTCGTGGTCAGGCGCGGCGGCAACGACATCGCCTGGAACGACCGCGACCTGTGGTGGCACGACGAGCTCGCGAAGGCAGCCCCCGAGCACGAGGCGGAGGCGTTCCCCGCCGAGACGCCCCTGTTCGTCCTCTACACCTCGGGCACCACCGGGAAGCCGAAGGGGATCGTGCACACCTCCGGCGGCTACCTGACACAGGCCGCCTACACGCACCGGAACGTCTTCGACATGCACCCGGAGAAGGACGTCTACTGGTGCACCGCCGACATCGGCTGGATCACCGGGCACTCCTACGTCGTCTACGGCCCGCTCGCGAACGGCGTCACGCAGGTGCTCTACGAGGGCACCCCGGACGAGCCGCAGCCCGGCCGCTGGTGGGACATCGTCGACAGCTACGGCGTCACCGTCCTCTACACCGCGCCGACCGCCGTCCGCGCCGCGATGAAGGCCGGCCGGCAGATCCCCGAGGCGCGGAGCCTCGAGTCCCTCCGCCTGCTCGGCAGCGTCGGGGAGCCGATCAACCCCGAGGCGTGGCAGTGGTACCGGCAGGTCATCGGCCACGACCGGACGCCGATCGTCGACACGTGGTGGCAGACCGAGACCGGCGCGATCATGATCTCGGCACTGCCCGGCGTGACGAAGCTGAAGCCCGGAGCCGCACAGACCCCGCTGCCGGGCATCGTCGCCGAGATCGTCGACGAGGAGGGCCACCGCGCCGACCCCGGCGAGAGCGGCTACCTGACGATCACGGAGCCGTGGCCGTCGATGGCCCGTGGCATCTGGAACGATCCCGACCGCTTCGTCGAGACCTACTGGAGCCGCTTCCCCGGCCGCTACTTCGCCGGGGACGGCGCGCGGCTGGACGGGCAGGGCGACATCTGGGTGCAGGGTCGCGTCGACGACGTCATGAACGTCTCCGGCCACCGGCTCTCCACCGCCGAGATCGAGTCGGCGCTGGTGGGGCACGAGGGCGTCGCCGAGGCCGCCGTCGTCGGTGCCGCGGACGAGACGACCGGCCAGGCCGTCGTCGCGTTCGTCATCCTGACCGCCGAGGCGTCCGAGGGCGCCGACCGCGACGCGGTCGCAAAGGAGCTCCGCGACTGGGTCGGCAAGCGCATCGGTGCGATCGCGAAGCCCCGGCAGGTCGTCGTGGTCCCGGAGCTGCCGAAGACCCGCTCGGGCAAGATCATGCGTCGCCTGCTGCGCGACGCGGCCGAGGGCCGTCGCATCGGCGACACGACGACGCTCGCCGACCCGACGATCATGGCGACCATCGCAGAGCTCATGTAG
- a CDS encoding RidA family protein — protein sequence MSTADRLAELGLTIPEVAAPVAAYVPAVLTGQYVYTAGQLPFVDGALSVTGKVGAAVDADTATAQARVAALNALAAVQSVAGSLDRVARVVKVTVFVASDPSFTGQPAVANGASTLVGEVFGDAGVHARSAVGVAVLPLDAPVEVELVVELTD from the coding sequence GTGAGCACCGCCGACCGCCTCGCGGAGCTCGGCCTGACGATCCCGGAGGTGGCTGCGCCCGTCGCCGCCTACGTGCCGGCCGTCCTCACCGGGCAGTACGTGTACACGGCCGGGCAGCTGCCCTTCGTCGACGGGGCGCTGTCGGTCACGGGCAAGGTCGGTGCCGCGGTCGACGCGGACACCGCCACCGCCCAGGCGCGCGTGGCCGCGCTCAACGCCCTCGCCGCGGTGCAGTCGGTCGCGGGGTCGCTGGACCGGGTCGCCCGGGTCGTCAAGGTGACGGTGTTCGTCGCGTCGGACCCGTCCTTCACCGGGCAGCCCGCGGTCGCCAACGGCGCGTCGACGCTCGTCGGCGAGGTGTTCGGGGACGCCGGCGTCCACGCGCGCAGCGCGGTGGGCGTGGCCGTGCTCCCGCTGGACGCACCGGTCGAGGTCGAGCTGGTGGTGGAGCTCACCGACTGA
- a CDS encoding transglycosylase domain-containing protein, which yields MSAQKSASRTKPVSAIGAFVGFVGFSALAGLLVTIGVTPAIAVAGVTTTSTIGVFESLPEYIEIGDLPQRNEIYAYANGQPVKLATVYDQNREELKYDQISDQLKNAAIDGEDKRFWDHGGVDMTSLVRAGVGSIAGGLGESGGGSTLTMQLVRNIKMQQALELPSEEERQKAYNDAVEQTIPRKLEEMKLAIGLAKKYSHKEILTGYLNIAYFGDQTYGVQAAAQHYFNKSATDLTPAEAASILAIVQSPNTRNLANEKNYEANKARRDVILKSMYAQKHLTKDEFDKAIASEPKDYVHLTEPNQGCQSAAGNGAQFFCDYAVKVVKQMSQLGGTQKERDQAWRNGGYKIQTTLDINLNGQQKDLLNTYDPNTESRLQLGGALNSVEASTGRILTMAQNKDYDQSLQSPPTATSINYSVDKEYGGSIGFQVGSTYKVFTLLDWLKAGHGLNESVNGTPHNTSQWTQCGSTITSPWAPKNDSAGENGQFTVARATALSVNAAFASMAAKLDLCDIRQTAVDLGVHSADEKTELNAYPSSILGTNNIAPLTMASAYATIANGGTYCAPIAIDQVTDASGKELGGQPKQCKQVLDPSVAATAAFAMRGTIQYGTAQGAQTPDGTQLFAKTGTTDDADQIWLVGASSKVATAYWQGNTDGAKNNLRHYYNTAGYGSYASQRAHVWQQAMIPINQLHPADPFPTPSQTALRGNSVNVPDVRGKTADAARATLAGAGFTYVDGGAQPGGGTPGTVSSTSPGPGSLLSTGSSVTVYTTDGSQTTVPQVTGKSVSDARGALQDAGFTKIALSDGYAKGDGDNKCSVAAVDPGEGTAVGKDATITLQLFGNKNGKAPKECR from the coding sequence ATGTCTGCCCAGAAGTCTGCCTCGCGGACCAAGCCCGTCTCCGCGATCGGCGCCTTCGTCGGTTTCGTCGGTTTCAGTGCGCTCGCTGGTCTGCTGGTCACGATCGGGGTCACCCCGGCGATCGCCGTCGCCGGCGTCACGACGACCTCGACCATCGGCGTGTTCGAGTCCCTGCCGGAGTACATCGAGATCGGTGACCTCCCGCAGCGCAACGAGATCTACGCCTACGCGAACGGGCAACCGGTCAAGCTCGCGACGGTCTACGACCAGAACCGCGAGGAGCTCAAGTACGACCAGATCAGCGACCAGCTGAAGAACGCCGCGATCGACGGCGAGGACAAGCGCTTCTGGGACCACGGTGGCGTCGACATGACCTCGCTCGTCCGCGCCGGCGTCGGCAGCATCGCCGGCGGCCTCGGCGAGTCCGGCGGTGGCTCGACCCTGACGATGCAGCTCGTCCGCAACATCAAGATGCAGCAGGCCCTCGAGCTCCCGTCCGAGGAAGAGCGCCAGAAGGCGTACAACGACGCCGTCGAGCAGACCATCCCCCGCAAGCTCGAGGAGATGAAGCTCGCCATCGGCCTGGCGAAGAAGTACTCGCACAAGGAGATCCTGACCGGGTACCTCAACATCGCCTACTTCGGCGACCAGACGTACGGCGTGCAGGCCGCCGCACAGCACTACTTCAACAAGTCGGCGACCGACCTCACGCCGGCCGAGGCGGCCTCGATCCTCGCGATCGTGCAGTCCCCGAACACGCGCAACCTGGCGAACGAGAAGAACTACGAGGCGAACAAGGCTCGCCGCGACGTCATCCTCAAGTCGATGTACGCGCAGAAGCACCTGACCAAGGACGAGTTCGACAAGGCGATCGCGTCGGAGCCCAAGGACTACGTGCACCTGACCGAGCCGAACCAGGGCTGCCAGTCGGCGGCCGGCAACGGCGCGCAGTTCTTCTGCGACTACGCGGTCAAGGTCGTCAAGCAGATGTCACAGCTGGGCGGGACCCAGAAGGAGCGCGACCAGGCGTGGCGCAACGGCGGCTACAAGATCCAGACGACGCTGGACATCAACCTGAACGGGCAGCAGAAGGACCTGCTGAACACCTACGACCCGAACACCGAGTCGCGGCTGCAGCTCGGCGGCGCGCTCAACTCGGTCGAGGCGTCGACGGGGCGCATCCTGACGATGGCCCAGAACAAGGACTACGACCAGTCCCTGCAGTCCCCGCCGACGGCGACGTCCATCAACTACAGCGTCGACAAGGAGTACGGCGGCTCGATCGGCTTCCAGGTCGGCTCGACCTACAAGGTCTTCACGCTGCTCGACTGGCTCAAGGCCGGGCACGGCCTGAACGAGAGCGTGAACGGCACCCCGCACAACACGTCCCAGTGGACCCAGTGCGGCTCCACGATCACCTCGCCGTGGGCTCCGAAGAACGACTCCGCGGGTGAGAACGGCCAGTTCACAGTCGCCCGTGCCACAGCCCTCTCCGTGAACGCCGCGTTCGCGTCGATGGCCGCGAAGCTCGACCTGTGCGACATCCGGCAGACCGCAGTCGACCTCGGCGTGCACTCCGCCGACGAGAAGACGGAGCTGAACGCCTACCCGTCGTCGATCCTCGGGACCAACAACATCGCGCCGCTGACCATGGCGTCGGCGTACGCGACCATCGCCAACGGCGGGACCTACTGCGCCCCGATCGCGATCGACCAGGTCACCGACGCCTCCGGCAAGGAGCTCGGCGGCCAGCCGAAGCAGTGCAAGCAGGTGCTCGACCCGAGCGTCGCAGCCACCGCTGCGTTCGCGATGCGCGGCACGATCCAGTACGGCACCGCGCAGGGCGCCCAGACCCCGGACGGCACGCAGCTGTTCGCCAAGACCGGCACGACGGACGACGCCGACCAGATCTGGCTCGTGGGTGCGAGCTCGAAGGTCGCGACCGCCTACTGGCAGGGCAACACCGACGGGGCGAAGAACAACCTGCGCCACTACTACAACACCGCGGGGTACGGCTCCTACGCGTCGCAGCGTGCGCACGTGTGGCAGCAGGCGATGATCCCGATCAACCAGCTGCACCCGGCCGACCCGTTCCCGACGCCGTCGCAGACCGCGCTGCGCGGCAACAGCGTCAACGTTCCGGACGTCCGTGGGAAGACCGCGGACGCGGCCCGTGCGACGCTCGCCGGTGCCGGCTTCACGTACGTCGACGGCGGAGCCCAGCCCGGCGGCGGCACCCCGGGGACGGTCTCGTCGACCTCCCCGGGCCCGGGATCGCTCCTGTCGACGGGGTCCAGCGTGACCGTGTACACGACCGACGGCAGTCAGACGACGGTCCCCCAGGTCACCGGGAAGAGCGTCAGCGATGCGCGCGGCGCCCTGCAGGATGCCGGCTTCACGAAGATCGCGCTCTCGGACGGCTACGCGAAGGGCGACGGCGACAACAAGTGCAGCGTCGCCGCGGTCGACCCCGGTGAGGGCACCGCGGTCGGCAAGGACGCGACCATCACGCTGCAGCTGTTCGGCAACAAGAACGGCAAGGCCCCGAAGGAATGCCGGTGA
- a CDS encoding metallophosphoesterase: protein MPVNRGRAALGVIAAGATVGAATAAWGSLVERRRFGIRWETVPVLPPGSRDVTVLHLSDIHMAPWQADKQQWLRDLSLVEPDFVVNTGDNLGHPTANTAVEYALEPFRGVPGAFAHGSNDFYGPSPRNPFKYFTGPSSHPTGRRPVELDIDRQTAFFESLGWLDVNDQAHAIELRGSRFELFGTSDAHRDWDRLDLLPTNVDEMRSAVPWTEDEDGPSPVAIGITHAPYRRVLDAFVDQGADIVFAGHTHGGQVQVPGVGALVTNSDLPRQYVSGLHRWQHRGHWSWLEVSAGIGTSIYAPVRFSCRPEAVVVTLTAKTS, encoded by the coding sequence ATGCCGGTGAACCGTGGTCGCGCCGCGCTGGGAGTGATCGCAGCGGGCGCGACCGTCGGAGCGGCGACGGCGGCGTGGGGTTCCCTCGTCGAACGTCGCCGCTTCGGCATCCGCTGGGAGACCGTCCCGGTGCTGCCGCCGGGGTCCCGGGACGTCACCGTCCTGCACCTCTCCGACATCCACATGGCGCCCTGGCAGGCCGACAAGCAGCAGTGGCTCCGCGACCTGAGCCTGGTCGAGCCCGACTTCGTCGTGAACACGGGCGACAACCTCGGGCACCCCACGGCCAACACCGCGGTCGAGTACGCACTCGAGCCGTTCCGCGGCGTCCCGGGCGCCTTCGCGCACGGTTCGAACGACTTCTACGGCCCCTCCCCGCGGAACCCGTTCAAGTACTTCACCGGCCCGAGCAGCCACCCCACCGGCCGCCGTCCGGTCGAGCTCGACATCGACCGGCAGACCGCGTTCTTCGAGTCGCTCGGGTGGCTCGACGTCAACGACCAGGCCCACGCGATCGAGCTCCGCGGATCGCGCTTCGAACTGTTCGGCACCTCGGACGCCCACCGCGACTGGGACCGTCTCGACCTGCTGCCGACCAACGTCGACGAGATGCGCAGCGCCGTGCCGTGGACCGAGGACGAGGACGGCCCCTCCCCCGTCGCGATCGGCATCACCCACGCCCCGTACCGGCGCGTCCTCGACGCCTTCGTCGACCAGGGTGCGGACATCGTCTTCGCCGGGCACACGCACGGTGGTCAGGTGCAGGTGCCCGGGGTCGGCGCACTCGTCACGAACTCCGACCTGCCCCGGCAGTACGTCAGCGGTCTGCACCGTTGGCAGCACCGTGGACACTGGTCGTGGCTCGAGGTCTCGGCGGGCATCGGCACGTCGATCTACGCTCCGGTGCGGTTCTCCTGCCGCCCCGAGGCCGTGGTCGTGACACTCACCGCGAAGACCTCCTGA
- a CDS encoding sensor histidine kinase — MTIPAPLPTVLAEIGAHFPELADDPVLAQSLLDNVTSMISEAHERYATGDGTASVVSDRYLDPEHLATGVLHAERAQHPAGAMLAAEMLFDAYLPVFVDEVGARTTDEVLRATRALHAGVWSRFPAGAIAYTEALRQRVTSTNLDSREQIARDLHDRVAHGVLAGLQRLDLVLLTDPAEAERTAQLESAARLLRGALTDVQDLALSLHARVGQDRLDDALRRHVDDLFPGDDRLVITTTGVAGTLPNWKAEEALTILLEALTNRRKHAPGSAASVEFAWSPGTVVVTVRDDGPGFAPDAVAEGRLGQRTMRERAGVLGARLDVESAPGSGTVVRLTVPRGAM, encoded by the coding sequence ATGACGATCCCCGCCCCGCTCCCCACCGTCCTCGCGGAGATCGGCGCGCACTTCCCCGAGCTCGCCGACGACCCGGTCCTCGCGCAGAGCCTCCTGGACAACGTGACGTCCATGATCAGCGAAGCCCACGAGCGTTACGCGACCGGCGACGGGACCGCGAGCGTCGTGAGCGACCGGTACCTCGACCCCGAGCACCTCGCGACCGGCGTCCTGCACGCCGAACGTGCGCAGCACCCCGCCGGGGCCATGCTGGCGGCCGAGATGCTGTTCGACGCCTACCTGCCGGTCTTCGTCGACGAGGTCGGAGCGCGCACCACGGACGAGGTCCTCCGCGCCACCCGGGCACTGCACGCGGGCGTCTGGAGTCGGTTCCCCGCAGGGGCGATCGCGTACACGGAGGCACTCCGGCAACGGGTGACCTCGACGAACCTCGACTCGCGGGAGCAGATCGCCCGCGACCTGCACGACCGTGTCGCACACGGGGTGCTCGCGGGACTGCAGCGCCTCGACCTGGTGCTGCTCACCGACCCCGCGGAGGCAGAGCGGACCGCGCAGCTCGAGTCCGCGGCGCGGCTGCTCCGAGGAGCACTGACCGACGTGCAGGACCTCGCGCTCTCCCTGCACGCCAGGGTCGGCCAGGACCGGCTGGACGACGCCCTGCGGCGGCACGTGGACGACCTGTTCCCGGGGGACGACCGCCTGGTGATCACGACGACGGGCGTCGCCGGCACCCTGCCGAACTGGAAGGCCGAGGAGGCGCTGACGATCCTCCTCGAAGCGCTGACCAACCGGCGGAAGCACGCGCCCGGTTCCGCGGCGTCCGTCGAGTTCGCGTGGTCGCCGGGGACGGTGGTCGTGACGGTGCGGGACGACGGCCCCGGGTTCGCTCCCGACGCCGTCGCCGAGGGCCGCCTCGGGCAGCGCACCATGCGTGAGCGGGCCGGTGTGCTCGGCGCCCGACTGGACGTCGAGAGCGCCCCGGGCTCGGGCACCGTCGTCCGGCTGACCGTCCCGAGGGGAGCCATGTGA
- a CDS encoding response regulator transcription factor, producing MTAVTHVAIVDDHRLFREGLATILAAVPTIRVVAHGERPSDVLDSPEAAAIDVLLLDVELDGPPARTTIATVRRRHPHISVVVLTMHRDAVLRRALLDAGAVDFVTKDTPSRELVDRIVRATRRGAGPVTFPVDLVTDARAGSPLSDRELEVLRLVADARSNAEIATELGLAVGTVKRHVYNVYRKLDVGTRVAAITAATRLGLLA from the coding sequence GTGACCGCCGTCACCCACGTCGCGATCGTCGACGACCACCGGCTCTTCCGCGAGGGGCTCGCCACGATCCTGGCGGCGGTCCCGACGATCCGGGTCGTCGCGCACGGGGAGCGCCCGTCCGACGTGCTCGACTCCCCCGAGGCGGCCGCGATCGACGTGCTCCTGCTCGACGTCGAGCTCGACGGGCCGCCGGCGCGGACCACCATCGCCACCGTCCGCCGCCGACACCCGCACATCAGCGTCGTCGTCCTGACGATGCACCGTGACGCCGTCCTTCGCCGCGCGCTGCTCGACGCCGGAGCCGTGGACTTCGTGACGAAGGACACCCCGAGCCGGGAGCTCGTCGACCGGATCGTCCGAGCGACCCGCAGGGGTGCGGGTCCCGTGACGTTCCCGGTCGACCTGGTCACCGACGCCCGCGCCGGGTCACCGCTCAGCGACCGCGAGCTCGAGGTGCTCCGTCTCGTCGCAGATGCGCGGTCGAACGCCGAGATCGCCACCGAACTCGGGCTCGCCGTCGGCACGGTGAAGCGGCACGTCTACAACGTCTACCGGAAGCTCGACGTCGGGACGCGTGTCGCCGCGATCACCGCCGCGACGCGCCTCGGGCTCCTGGCCTGA